A genomic segment from Triticum dicoccoides isolate Atlit2015 ecotype Zavitan chromosome 1A, WEW_v2.0, whole genome shotgun sequence encodes:
- the LOC119361620 gene encoding L-type lectin-domain containing receptor kinase SIT2-like: protein MRSIKRLSLLQHLLFFFLFLFLILDLSELATGQQDQFVYSGFAGANLALDGTATITPDGLLELTNGTFRLRGHAFHPTPFYFSRAPNGTAVQAPQSFAVSYVFAIYCIQAQTCGHGMASVVAASSNFSDTMPTQYLGLINDHNNGDPANRFFAVELDTNWNDEFKDIDNNHVGIDINNLVSVKSSSAGYYDDRDEGNFQNLTLASYKMMQVWVEYDGGRRQISVSLAPVDMAKPTKPLLSTTYNLSTVLPDMVYVGFSASTGSFDSRQYVLGWSFGINRPAPAIDITKLPKLPRQGPKPRSKVLEIVLPIVSATFVLAVGTVVILLVRRRLRYAELREDWETEFGPHRFSYKDLFHATKGFKNKNLLGIGGFGKVYKGVLPKSKVEIAVKRISHDSKQGMKEFVAEVASIGRLQHRNIVQLHGYCRRKAELLLVYDYLSNGSLDKYLYDQEKKPTLTWAQRYKIIKDIASALLYLHQEWEKVVLHRDIKPSNVLLDDGLNGRLGDFGLARLYDHETGPQTTHVVGTIGYLAPELAHTNKATPLSDVFSFGMFVLEVTCGRKPIEPTSQGNQLTLVRWVIDHWHQGFLTDAVDTKLRGAYNVDEACLALKLGLLCSHPLINLRPNMRQVMQYLNGDMPPPDLNLTHMSFNIPSLMQNEVSVDDLRAALMV, encoded by the coding sequence ATGAGAAGCATCAAGCGTCTCTCCTTGCTCCAgcatctcctcttcttcttcctcttcctcttcctcatcctcgatCTTTCAGAGCTTGCTACCGGGCAACAAGACCAATTCGTCTACTCCGGTTTCGCAGGCGCCAACCTCGCCCTCGACGGCACCGCCACCATCACACCAGACGGCCTGCTTGAGCTGACCAACGGCACCTTCCGGCTCAGAGGCCATGCTTTCCACCCGACTCCATTCTACTTCAGCAGGGCGCCCAACGGGACAGCGGTTCAGGCGCCTCAGTCCTTTGCTGTCTCGTACGTGTTTGCCATCTACTGCATCCAGGCCCAGACCTGCGGGCACGGCATGGCCTCGGTCGTCGCCGCGAGCAGCAACTTCTCCGACACCATGCCCACCCAGTACCTGGGGCTCATCAACGACCACAACAACGGCGACCCAGCCAACCGCTTCTTCGCCGTCGAGCTCGACACCAACTGGAACGACGAGTTCAAGGACATTGACAACAACCATGTCGGGATCGACATCAACAACCTCGTCTCAGTGAAATCCAGCAGCGCCGGCTACTACGACGACCGCGACGAGGGTAACTTCCAAAACCTGACACTCGCGAGCTACAAAATGATGCAGGTGTGGGTGGAGTATGATGGAGGTCGCAGGCAGATCAGTGTGAGCTTGGCTCCAGTAGACATGGCCAAACCCACCAAACCACTGCTCTCCACCACCTACAACCTCTCAACGGTGCTCCCAGACATGGTTTACGTTGGCTTCTCTGCCTCGACGGGCTCATTCGACTCGCGGCAGTATGTGCTTGGTTGGAGCTTCGGCATCAACAGGCCTGCTCCAGCAATCGACATCACCAAGCTGCCCAAGCTGCCTCGTCAAGGTCCGAAGCCTAGATCCAAGGTATTGGAAATCGTACTACCAATAGTTTCTGCGACATTTGTTCTTGCTGTGGGCACTGTTGTCATTCTTCTTGTGCGAAGGCGGCTAAGGTATGCCGAGCTTAGAGAAGACTGGGAGACTGAATTTGGGCCCCATAGGTTTTCATACAAGGACTTGTTTCACGCCACCAAGGGATTTAAGAACAAGAATCTACTGGGGATTGGAGGATTTGGAAAGGTGTACAAGGGagtgcttccaaagtcgaaagtggAGATTGCTGTGAAAAGGATCTCCCACGACTCTAAGCAGGGAATGAAGGAATTTGTGGCAGAGGTTGCGAGCATCGGCCGCCTCCAGCACCGCAATATTGTGCAGTTGCATGGCTACTGCCGGCGCAAGGCTGAGCTTCTTCTGGTGTATGACTACCTGTCGAATGGAAGTCTCGACAAGTACCTGTATGATCAGGAGAAGAAGCCCACTTTAACTTGGGCCCAGAGATACAAAATCATCAAAGACATTGCGTCTGCCTTGCTTTACCTTCACCAGGAATGGGAGAAAGTTGTATTGCATCGAGACATCAAGCCAAGCAATGTGCTCCTCGATGATGGACTGAATGGGCGGCTGGGTGACTTCGGCTTAGCAAGGTTATATGACCACGAGACTGGCCCTCAAACCACACATGTTGTTGGCACCATTGGATACCTAGCTCCTGAGCTAGCACACACCAACAAAGCAACCCCACTTAGTGATGTATTTTCCTTTGGCatgtttgttcttgaggtcacttgTGGGCGGAAGCCCATCGAGCCAACATCACAAGGCAACCAACTCACCTTGGTCAGATGGGTGATTGACCATTGGCACCAAGGATTTCTCACAGATGCAGTGGATACCAAGCTCCGAGGTGCCTACAATGTTGATGAGGCATGCCTAGCTCTGAAGTTAGGATTGCTGTGCTCACACCCATTAATCAATCTAAGGCCCAACATGAGGCAGGTTATGCAGTATCTCAATGGTGATATGCCACCCCCAGATCTAAATCTGACACACATGAGCTTCAACATTCCATCCTTGATGCAGAACGAAGTTTCCGTAGACGACTTGCGTGCAGCCTTGATGGTGTAA